In Leuconostoc kimchii IMSNU 11154, the DNA window GGATCATTAGCTAAGGCACGGGCGATAGAAACACGCTGTTTTTGACCGCCTGAAAGTTGAGAAGGATATTGTTCAGCGCGATCTGATAAGTTAACTAACGCTAGTAATTCAGCAACTTTCGCTTTTTTTTGCTCTGCGTTTAATTCGCTATGTTTTAAGGCAAAAGCCACGTTTTCAGTGACTGTACGTTCGTTTAATAAATTAAAATGCTGGAAAATCATACCGATCTTACGACGACGATTACGTAGATCATTTGTTGTGATGCGTGTTTTTTTATTAGCTTTTTTATCAGATTGAAAAAAAGTTTCATCATTAACAACAACTGAACCATGAGTAGGTTCTTGCAATAAGTTAATAACACGTACTAATGTTGACTTACCGGCACCAGAATAACCGACAATACCATATACGTCGCCACGATTAATGGCAATAGAAACGTCTTTAACAGCTTCAATGGTGCGTTTTTTTTGATAAAATGTCACATCGATATGATTTAGTGAAATTATGGGGTTACTCATTTATTTACTCCTTTTTTAAACCAACAGGTATTAAGACTCATAACTTTTAATAAGCGCCTTGATGACATCAATATGTTGGTTATAATCCGCTAAGCGAATATTTTCATTTGGTGCATGATCTTTTGTATTAGCGTAACCAACACCAAGACTTGCAATAGGCGCTTGTAAAGTTTGGTGAACGATCGCCATAGGGCCTGTACCCGGCGAGGTAGGGATAACAACAGGGGAGACATGGTAATAATTAGCCGCAATATCGATCACGCGTAAGATTTCAGGGTCAGACATGTCGCTACGATATCCAGGTTGCCCCAAAGTTTTAGTGATGACAATATCCGACAAGCCAGCTGCTTTGAAGTGATCGGATATACGTTGCAGCGTTAGGTCTGGTGACATATTGGGAACTAAGCGTGATTCTAGTTTTGCGGTTGCAGTTGCAGGTAAAACAGTTTTAACACCAGTACCATTATAACCCGAAATAATTCCCTCAATGTTAATTGTTGGCTTGAAATATAATGTTTCTTTGAGATCATGGCCATTCTTATCGGAATAGAGTGGTGCAGTCAAACCATGCTGTGCAATCAGTGATTCTCTTGTTAGTGGTAATGCCTGAACAAGTGTTTTTTCACGATCATTTGGTGCGACAACATCATCATAAAAATGAGGCACTGCAATATTGCCTTGAGAATCAAATAATGTTGCAATTGCTCGTGACAAACGCATAGGCGCAGAGTCCACAACAGCAGCTAATGATGAATGTAGATCGTTAGCTGCTGTTGTGACAGATAGGTCGAAAGTAACAATACCTTTATTACCTCCAAATATTTCAATCACATCATTTTCATTTTTGCCACCAGACTCCCAAATCACAAGGTCAGCTTGTAACTGGTCCTGGTATTTATTGAGATATTCGGTTAAATATCGTGATGCAGTTTCTTCTGAACCTTCAATAATAAAGGTAATATTGATTGGTAATGATTGGTTATTTTCGGATAAGTATTCTGCCACAGCTGCTAATCTGGCAGTTAAATTACCTTTATCATCATCAACACCACGTCCGTATAATTTGCCATCATGTTCCGTTAAAATCCAAGGATTAGACTGCCATAAATTTAGTGGTTCGGCTGGCTGTACATCATAGTGGTTGTAAATCACAACTGTTTTTGCATTGGGGTTTTGGCTAACAAACTTGGCTACAATAAAAGGTGCAAAGTATGTATCATCATAAATGACTTGTGCACCCAGTTGGCGAAATGCACCTGCAATTATAGTTGCTGTCTCTGGTAAGTTACTTTCAATAGCAGACACACTGGGCAGGGCAACAAGTTGTTCTAGGAGTGATCTATATTGTTGGCGAATATCCATTCTGTTTTCTCCTATTAGATATTATGTACCTGCAAAATAAATTGCAGATGATTATTCATGTTGTTATTTTTTATAATCCCAAACAGTAATTTGGGCTGTGCCATAAAACTTTTTAACAAGTGATTTTGTTTTGTCTGTTTGTAATGACTTAACAACGTCTTTATAAACTTGCTTATCTTTGTCTTTTTTGTTAGCCGCAATAAAGTTAAAGTATTGTTGAGAATCCTTATTTAACTTTTCAACATAGATAGCTGATTCAACATCTATTTTAGCTGATTTAGCGAAGTTCGTGTTAATAACAGAAGCGCCGACAGTGGGATCCTTCAAAGAAGAGGCTGTTTGTGAGGCATCAACAGGTGTCACTTTTAAGTTTTTAGGGTTAGATGTAATATCTTTGGGTGTCGCCTTTGTTGTGTCCTTGACTTTAATTAGACCAGCTTCAGCCAAAAGATGGATTCCGCGATTTTCGTTAGTTGGATCATTTGAAACGGTGATTTGGTCACCAGATTTTATATCAGATACGTTTTTGTATTTGTCAGAGTAGATGCGCAATGGTGTCGTCCAAGTGTCACCGATAGAAACGATGTTTGTTTTATATTGACTGTTCCAGTTATCCAGGAAAGGATAGTTTTGGAAAGCATTTAAATCAATATCCCCTGATGATAAGGCTTTGTTTGGTTGTAAATAATCAGTGAACTTTTTTGTTTTTAATGTGATACCATACTTGTCTTTAGCTGTTTTAATAACTGATTTCCAGATTTCATCTTCATTCTTATCACCAGCCATGACACCAATAGTAACAGTTTTATCAGCGGATTTATTACCTTGGTGACCAAATATGGTATAGGCGCCTGCAGCAATGACGACGACAGCAACACCAGCAATAATCCAATTTGTTTTTTTACTCATAATATGATTCCTTTCAAATTAACAAGATGATTTATATTGTGATTACTTACTAAAATCTTTACCCCAAGCAGCTAACTCAACACCATCATAAGCCTTGTTGATCGCATCCTTTGTGGTTTGTGTTTGATACGCTTTGACAACATTTTTTAAGACAGTTTTGTCTTTGTCTTTTTTGTTGGCAGCAATAATGTTGACCCATTGATGTGAATCCTTGTTAATTGGTTCAACAAAGATAGCTTTTTTATAGTCTAAGCCAGCAGTATCGGCATAGGTGCCGTTAACTACTGCACCCTGTACATCACTTAATGAACGTGCTGTCTGATCGGCAGCTAATTCTTTAATTTTTAGATTTTTAGGGTTCTTAGTAATATCTTTAACAGTTGCTGTTGTCAAACCAGGCTTAAGATCAATTAAACCGGCTGCTTTCAAAACGTAAAGTGAACGACTCTCGTTTGACGTATCGTTTGGCACAGAGATTGTATCACCAGATTTGTATTCTGATACTTTTTTATAAGTGTTTGAATATAATCGAATTGGTGAAATGACTGTATCGCCAATGGCAACAATTTTATCACCTGTAGATTTGTTAGATGCATCAAGGAAAGCATAATGCTGGAAGGCATTAATATCAATATCCCCAGCAGCCAAGGCTTTGTTGGGTTGGTTATAGTCTGAGAACTGCTTGAACTTCAAAGTAATACCATACTTGTCTTTAGCCGTTTTGGCAACACTATCCCAAATGGCTGTGTCTTGCTTGGAACCAGACATGATACCAACCTTAACGACTTTACTATCCGATTTTGATTCTGACTTGTGTCCAAAGCTGGCATAGCCAATACCACCAATGACAACGACAGCAGCGCCGCCAATAAGCCATCCTGTTAATTTACTCATGATTTTTTCTCCCAAATTTTTCTATTAATTGTCAATGATTTTAGAAAAAACGTGTGAACAGAGGCACATGACCAGTATATTATTTGGCCAAAAAAAGCCGCTACTGTACACTTAAATACAGAAGCGGCTATAAAAGCGCGTTACCATTCTGAGTTGTAAGTTATCATTACCAATAACTTGCTCACTAACCATCAGATATCGGGAAATGACCCTAGTCGAATGGTGTGCCCAGTAACGAGGGCCAAACCGTTGTTAACTAAATGGTAAACCAATTCGTTAACACCAATCACAGGTCATTTTCACAATCTCACGCATGCTAATTTTCATCAACCATTAGCTTTCTGGGTTTTGCTTAATTGCTACTTTTCTGTTCAACTTGTTTAATTCTAAAATCGTTAACCTTTATAATACCTACAAGCTGAAGATTTGTCAACTATTTTCTTTTGAATGATCAAAAAGTAGAAAAAATATGCTAAGTAAAATGATAACTGATCCAATTAATGTTTTTTGTCCAAGGTAACTTGCTAAAAATGCCGAAAGAAAGGCACCAATCAGAAACGCTAAAATGATGCTTGAAAATAACCTCACGTTTTTTAATGCAGTGGGATTTTTGGTGTAATAATATTGCATTAAATTGGCGCCGACGTTTCGTAGATTACCTGTTGACATGACACTTGTAAAGGGTAAACCACGTACTCTAGGAAAGGCATCTAATTGAATGGCTAAGAAAAATGAAATCAAAGTAATGAAAACAGTACTTGATATATGAGCGTTAATGGCGATAATGATACTAATACCAATAATTTCAACTAACAAACTGTGCTGCTTACTAGTTAATTTTTTTGCTGTCATCCGATGTCGAATCATGCCATTAAAGGCAGCACCTAATAGGAAAAATAAAATAGGCATAAAAAAGCTTAAAGAACCGTTGAAATCTTTTCTAGCGAGTGCAATACCTGCTTGAATGATGTTGCCTGTTTGTAAACTGGCAAATCGTTCAGCGTGATAATGAAATGTATATGCGTCAACAAATCCAGAATTAGTTGCTAGCAGCAAAGCAATCTTAAGTCGTTCGTCGGTTGGGTGTTTAGTATGTTCAGGCATAATCAGTATGTTAACAAGCGTGTGATCAATTGTGATAACATCTTGCTGTTCCTTCCAAATGAAATGAGTTTCTAGCATGTACGACGTTGGCGCTGTCAAAGGCTAAAGTTGGTCCTTGTTATTATTGGTTTTACGACACAATTTTGTTATACTTTTGTATAACATGGGCAATGAGAGGGGAAAAATGAAAATCATAGCAAAATTGACGATGACTGTCATATTTAGCTTGTTAGTCGGCGTAAAAGTTGTACAAGCAGACTATCATATTACCAATTATCAACAACAAGTGCAAATTGGTCAAGACGGTACAGCTCAAATTGATAAGACGGTGACATATCATTTTGATGATGATATGAATGGTGTTTATCTCAAAGAAAAACTGATGCGTTCCAGTAGTGGCGGGCAACCATATCAGTGGGGTGGCATGCAATCAGTGGCTATTTCAAAAAATGGGAATCAGTTTCAATCAATACCTGTACGTAAGAGTGGGTCAGACATTGGATATGTTGAATCAAAGACGGCAGCTCGTGTACAAGAAAAAGTCTATTATCCCATTAAGGCAAATGACAAAATCATTGTTAAATATAATTACCAGTTGAAAAATACTGTCATTAATTGGGATGATGTTGCCGAGATGAACTGGCTTATCATTGATGACTGGGATCGGCCGCTTAAACATGTTAAAATTCGTGTCGCGTTGCCACAAAAACCAGCTACAACATTTAAGGGTTGGGTTCATAGTGATACGAAAGGTCAGATTGCTGTTGATAAGAAAAACGCTCGTCTTGTGATTACTGCACCTGAAGTGAAGACACATCAAAAACTAGAATTACGGACATATTTTGATAAAGCACAAACACCTGAGAACACGAATACACAGCCAGGTCAACGGGCTAAAGTAATTTCTCAAACTGAAGCTCAAAAAACGATTAAACATAATCAAAAACTGCATTTCATGGCTATTTTTGGATTTCTTATCATACCAATTATTGTTTTAGTAATGATCGTGTTGACACTATGGTATGTGTTTTATATGAAAACAAAATTACGTCGAGCAAAACGACGGAGTGGTGTTGATCGAGCAGCTGTGCATATTTATGATTTACCAAATGATCTTGGTCCGGCGGTTATTAATGATAGAATTCAACAACAAGCAGAAGTACCACAAATCATTGTGGCGACTTTAATGGACTTAATTGCGCGTCGAAAAATTACAATAACTTATCAAGATGTACGCGATGTTAGTCAGGCACTGTATCAAGTTAACAATGAAGATGACTTGGCTGATTTTGAAATAAGTTTTATGACGATGATTTTTGGTAAAAAACGGGAACCAGTACAGCAAGATGATTTTCAAAAACCAGAATCACGTGTTTCAAGACGCATTCGCCAAAAGTTAGGGCAATTCCAGCATGATGTAGCTGTTCAGTCAGCCAAAAAAGCGATTATTGATGCACAGATTACGCGGAAAATGACGCATGACAAAATTGCGATTTTGAGCGTGTTGTCATTTATTAGTATTAGTGCAATTGTGGCTTTGATTGTGATGGCAAATTACAGTGATATTTGGCAATTATGGCTTGTAGCCGGTGCTGTACTTGTTTTGAGTGGCGCAAGCCTGGTGATGTTAAGTATTCAAGCCACGACATTTTTTACTGAGCCTGATGGTTTTGTAGAAAAATGGCAATGGGATGGCTTTGCATCAATGCTACATGATATTGCAAAACTAGATGATAAAACGGTATTAGATGTACAATTGTGGGATAAATTATTAGCTTATGCTGTGATTTTTGGTGAAGCTAAGACTGTCGCCAAAACACTTAATGTTTGGGCAAACGACATGAATATCTCACCATCATATTTACCCGTCTATATGATGTATAGTAGTTTTGGCATGAACTGGTCTTCTAATCTGACGCATCATATTCAAACAGATGTCGGTTTTGACAGTAATGTTTCAGGCTCGGGTGGTAGTTTTTCAGGTGGTTATTCCGGTGGCGGCGGTGGCGGTGGCGGTGGTGCTTTTTAAGACTACTGACATGATCATTTATTTTCTGCAAAACCTTGCACCGAAACAACCGCTTTGGTACAATTGACTTATGATAATTCCTGAGGGAGTAACTGGCGGATTTTCCGCGATAATACCGTCAAAGCGAGCAAATCAATTTTGCTTATATCGAACGAAACTAGTTCCGGTACTATCTTAAATGGTGAGACTCATGTAAATGGCTAGCGTGAATTCGTTAAGTTTATTTGCATGAGTTTTTTTGTTTGAAGTGAACCCTGAGGTATAAACGCTTTAGCGTAGGAGGAAAAATATGGCAGAACAGCCATTGTATAATCAAGATGCCACACAGGTACTATCTCAATTGCGAACTAACGGGCAAACTGGACTCACACAGTCAGAGGCAGCCAAACGTTTAAATGATGACGGTCCTAACCAGTTGAAAGAAGCAGCATCAACCACGCTTTTTCAAAAATTTATCAATCAATTTAAAGATTTTATGATTGCTATTTTGTTGGTAGCTGCCGTTGTAGCGGCTTTTACTGGTGAACTGGTTGATGCCATCTTCATCTTAGCTATTGTGATCATTAATGCCGTATTTGGTGTTTTTCAGGAAGCAAAAGCAGAAGATGCCATTAATGCTTTGAAGGAAATGTCAACGCCAAATGCCAACGTCATACGTGATGGTAAAGAAATGTCTGTTAAATCAACAGAGTTAGTTGTCGGAGACCTTGTACGTTTAGAAGCTGGCGATATTGTGCCCGCCGATTTACGTTTTATTGAGTCTGCCTCTTTGCAAATAGAAGAAGCATCATTGACTGGCGAATCGGTGCCAGTTGACAAGGTAGCGACGACATTGACTGATGCTGATTTGCCATTAGGTGATCGTAAAAACCTTGGATTTATGAATACCAATGTGACTTATGGTCGTGGTATAGGTATTGTGACAAGCACTGGTATGGCTACTGAAATTGGACATATTGCTGGCATGCTTGAGTCTGCAGATGAAACTAAAACACCCCTCCAAGAAAACTTGATTAGATTAGGACGTGTCTTAACATATCTTATTTTGATCATTGCTGCCATAACATTCGTCGTTGGTTTAGTGCGTGGCAAAGAAACAATTATCGATATGCTTCTGACATCAATTTCACTGGCTGTTGCAGCTATTCCAGAAGGATTACCAGCCATTGTTACGATTACCTTGGCATTGGGTACAACCCGGATGGCAGCTCGCAATGCTTTGATTCGTAAATTGCCGGCTGTAGAGACGTTGGGATCAACAGATATTATTGGTTCTGATAAAACTGGTACATTAACACAAAACAAAATGACAGTTGAAAAAGTTGTTGTCAACGCTGAAATCGTTGACGCACCAGCTGTTGAGGATTTTTCAGGGACCTATGGTCGTTTAGCAGATATTTTAGCGTTAAACAATGATACCAAACGTACAGAGAACGGTTATGTTGGTGATCCAACTGAAACAGCCTTAATCGCTTTTAATGAAAGTCATCATCGTAATATTGATCAGTTATTCCAGGAAATGCCACGCTTGGCTGAAATACCATTTGATTCTGAACGGAAATTAATGTCAACGGTTCATCCAGCACCCAATAGCTATATCGTCACTGTTAAAGGTGCTCCGGACGAACTACTTAAGCGTGCGACAAAAATTGAAATGGCTGGTGAAGTTGTTGAATTGTCCGATGATATACGTGCTAAGCTTTTGGCAATCAATTCAGAATTGGCCACTCAAGCTTTACGTGTCCTCGGTTTTGCTTACAAAACGTTAGATGCAGTACCAGAGGAGATGACCTCTGAAGTCGTAGAAAGTAATCTTGTGTTTACAGGATTTGTGGGTCTGATCGATCCAGAACGACCAGAGGTTGCACGTGCCGTTTCTGAAGCTAAAACTGCAGGTATCCGTTCGATGATGATCACAGGAGACCATCGTGATACGGCAGCAGCCATTGCAATTCGTTTGGGTATATTAGATGAAAAAGACAAAGATACAGCTGTGATTTCAGGATCTGATTTGGATGCAATGACTGAAGAAGCCTTTGCTGAAAATGTTGATAAGTACAGTGTTTATGCGCGTGTTGCACCAGAGCATAAAGTTAAAATTGTCCGTGCATGGCAAAAAAAAGGTAAAGTCGTTGCGATGACTGGGGATGGTGTTAATGATGCGCCAGCCTTAAAGACTGCTGATATTGGTATTGCCATGGGTATTACAGGGACAGAGGTTTCAAAGGGCGCATCAGACATGGTGTTAGCAGATGATAATTTCGCAACAATTGTTCATGCTGTTGAGGAAGGCCGTAAGGTCTTTGCTAATATTCAAAAAGCGTTACAATACCTATTAGCTTCTAACTTGGCTGAGGTGATTTCTATCTTTGTTATGACATTATTGGGTTGGAATATTTTAGCGCCAATCATGATTTTATGGATTAACCTAGTGACTGACACATTACCAGCCATTGCTTTAGGTGTTGAACCAGCCCAAAAAGACGTGATGACTCAGCGTCCTAGAGGACGAGGCGCAAGCTTCTTGTCTGGTGGCGTTGGCGCGGCAATTATTTGGCAAGGTATTTTACAAGCAGTTATTGTCTTATCTGTTTATGGATTTGCTTTGGCATACCCTGTACACGCTGCGGAATTTGAAGCACATCGTGATGCATTAACCATGTCATTTATGACACTTGGCTTGATGCAAATGTTTAATGCAATTAACGTGAAGTCCGTTTACGGGTCAATGTTTGGACCACAAGCTTTTCAAAATAAACTATTTAATTGGGCACTATTAGGATCATTAGTCGTTATGGCAGCAGTGGTTGTTATTCCTGCGCTAAATCCCATATTCCATGTTTCTCACTTGGATGGTTATCAGTGGGCAATTGTATTATGCGCAGGTATTAGTATCATTGTGATTGTAGAAATCGTGAAGTTGATACAACGTAAAATTTTTAATAAAGGATAATAGAACATTGGCAAAATTTAATCCAAAACAAGCACAAATATATATTCAAACCCTACAAAATGTTTTAACAAATACAGAAGAAACAGCAGAACGGGTGACACCTTTTTTCACGAAACTTGATGATGCCAAGCAGGCAGACAAAGTTTCAGAAATTCCGACTGCGGAATTTGCTGAAATTAAAGCAGAATTTGAAGACACAGTGGCAAGTTATAAGCAGAATGCTGACCAACTAAACGCTGCGTCAGCACCTATTCGTTTACTGGGAATTCATAAGTCACTGACTTCAGCCTATCAAAAATATGCTGAAGCAACAGCCTTGATGGCTGATGCCGTTGTTGTTACAAGTCACACGATCGATAATGATAAGTATGAAAAATCAGAGAGCGACCAAGCAATTTATCTTGAAAAGATTCACGCTGCCGTTTCAAAGATTATGACTACTAGCATGTAATTGTATCTGGAATTTAAAAAACCAAAAACCGATTAATTGTCGGTTTTTGGTTTTTTTGTATCATGATAAGTTAAGCTATTTTGCTTCATCAGGGTCAACACCATAAATTTCAATATGAAATCCGGTAATATTGAGGCCACTTGCTTGACGGGCAGCCTCAAATAAAGGTGCAACATCAAAATTATCTGCATCAATAATTTCATTCGTATGATTGTTAATAATATGATAATGTGGTTCGCCGTAATAATCGTAATGACGTTTATCATCTTTTTGT includes these proteins:
- a CDS encoding M20/M25/M40 family metallo-hydrolase codes for the protein MDIRQQYRSLLEQLVALPSVSAIESNLPETATIIAGAFRQLGAQVIYDDTYFAPFIVAKFVSQNPNAKTVVIYNHYDVQPAEPLNLWQSNPWILTEHDGKLYGRGVDDDKGNLTARLAAVAEYLSENNQSLPINITFIIEGSEETASRYLTEYLNKYQDQLQADLVIWESGGKNENDVIEIFGGNKGIVTFDLSVTTAANDLHSSLAAVVDSAPMRLSRAIATLFDSQGNIAVPHFYDDVVAPNDREKTLVQALPLTRESLIAQHGLTAPLYSDKNGHDLKETLYFKPTINIEGIISGYNGTGVKTVLPATATAKLESRLVPNMSPDLTLQRISDHFKAAGLSDIVITKTLGQPGYRSDMSDPEILRVIDIAANYYHVSPVVIPTSPGTGPMAIVHQTLQAPIASLGVGYANTKDHAPNENIRLADYNQHIDVIKALIKSYES
- a CDS encoding MetQ/NlpA family ABC transporter substrate-binding protein — protein: MSKKTNWIIAGVAVVVIAAGAYTIFGHQGNKSADKTVTIGVMAGDKNEDEIWKSVIKTAKDKYGITLKTKKFTDYLQPNKALSSGDIDLNAFQNYPFLDNWNSQYKTNIVSIGDTWTTPLRIYSDKYKNVSDIKSGDQITVSNDPTNENRGIHLLAEAGLIKVKDTTKATPKDITSNPKNLKVTPVDASQTASSLKDPTVGASVINTNFAKSAKIDVESAIYVEKLNKDSQQYFNFIAANKKDKDKQVYKDVVKSLQTDKTKSLVKKFYGTAQITVWDYKK
- a CDS encoding MetQ/NlpA family ABC transporter substrate-binding protein, with translation MSKLTGWLIGGAAVVVIGGIGYASFGHKSESKSDSKVVKVGIMSGSKQDTAIWDSVAKTAKDKYGITLKFKQFSDYNQPNKALAAGDIDINAFQHYAFLDASNKSTGDKIVAIGDTVISPIRLYSNTYKKVSEYKSGDTISVPNDTSNESRSLYVLKAAGLIDLKPGLTTATVKDITKNPKNLKIKELAADQTARSLSDVQGAVVNGTYADTAGLDYKKAIFVEPINKDSHQWVNIIAANKKDKDKTVLKNVVKAYQTQTTKDAINKAYDGVELAAWGKDFSK
- a CDS encoding YoaK family protein, which gives rise to MPEHTKHPTDERLKIALLLATNSGFVDAYTFHYHAERFASLQTGNIIQAGIALARKDFNGSLSFFMPILFFLLGAAFNGMIRHRMTAKKLTSKQHSLLVEIIGISIIIAINAHISSTVFITLISFFLAIQLDAFPRVRGLPFTSVMSTGNLRNVGANLMQYYYTKNPTALKNVRLFSSIILAFLIGAFLSAFLASYLGQKTLIGSVIILLSIFFLLFDHSKENS
- a CDS encoding DUF2207 domain-containing protein — translated: MKIIAKLTMTVIFSLLVGVKVVQADYHITNYQQQVQIGQDGTAQIDKTVTYHFDDDMNGVYLKEKLMRSSSGGQPYQWGGMQSVAISKNGNQFQSIPVRKSGSDIGYVESKTAARVQEKVYYPIKANDKIIVKYNYQLKNTVINWDDVAEMNWLIIDDWDRPLKHVKIRVALPQKPATTFKGWVHSDTKGQIAVDKKNARLVITAPEVKTHQKLELRTYFDKAQTPENTNTQPGQRAKVISQTEAQKTIKHNQKLHFMAIFGFLIIPIIVLVMIVLTLWYVFYMKTKLRRAKRRSGVDRAAVHIYDLPNDLGPAVINDRIQQQAEVPQIIVATLMDLIARRKITITYQDVRDVSQALYQVNNEDDLADFEISFMTMIFGKKREPVQQDDFQKPESRVSRRIRQKLGQFQHDVAVQSAKKAIIDAQITRKMTHDKIAILSVLSFISISAIVALIVMANYSDIWQLWLVAGAVLVLSGASLVMLSIQATTFFTEPDGFVEKWQWDGFASMLHDIAKLDDKTVLDVQLWDKLLAYAVIFGEAKTVAKTLNVWANDMNISPSYLPVYMMYSSFGMNWSSNLTHHIQTDVGFDSNVSGSGGSFSGGYSGGGGGGGGGAF
- a CDS encoding cation-translocating P-type ATPase, translated to MAEQPLYNQDATQVLSQLRTNGQTGLTQSEAAKRLNDDGPNQLKEAASTTLFQKFINQFKDFMIAILLVAAVVAAFTGELVDAIFILAIVIINAVFGVFQEAKAEDAINALKEMSTPNANVIRDGKEMSVKSTELVVGDLVRLEAGDIVPADLRFIESASLQIEEASLTGESVPVDKVATTLTDADLPLGDRKNLGFMNTNVTYGRGIGIVTSTGMATEIGHIAGMLESADETKTPLQENLIRLGRVLTYLILIIAAITFVVGLVRGKETIIDMLLTSISLAVAAIPEGLPAIVTITLALGTTRMAARNALIRKLPAVETLGSTDIIGSDKTGTLTQNKMTVEKVVVNAEIVDAPAVEDFSGTYGRLADILALNNDTKRTENGYVGDPTETALIAFNESHHRNIDQLFQEMPRLAEIPFDSERKLMSTVHPAPNSYIVTVKGAPDELLKRATKIEMAGEVVELSDDIRAKLLAINSELATQALRVLGFAYKTLDAVPEEMTSEVVESNLVFTGFVGLIDPERPEVARAVSEAKTAGIRSMMITGDHRDTAAAIAIRLGILDEKDKDTAVISGSDLDAMTEEAFAENVDKYSVYARVAPEHKVKIVRAWQKKGKVVAMTGDGVNDAPALKTADIGIAMGITGTEVSKGASDMVLADDNFATIVHAVEEGRKVFANIQKALQYLLASNLAEVISIFVMTLLGWNILAPIMILWINLVTDTLPAIALGVEPAQKDVMTQRPRGRGASFLSGGVGAAIIWQGILQAVIVLSVYGFALAYPVHAAEFEAHRDALTMSFMTLGLMQMFNAINVKSVYGSMFGPQAFQNKLFNWALLGSLVVMAAVVVIPALNPIFHVSHLDGYQWAIVLCAGISIIVIVEIVKLIQRKIFNKG